The Bacillaceae bacterium IKA-2 DNA window TCTTGAATTTTCTAACGGTGTAATGGGTATGGCTCAAAACCTAGAGGAAAATTCAGTTGGTATCATTATTCTTGGACCTTACACGGATATTCGTGAAGGCGATGAAGTAAAAAGAACTGGACGTATCATGCAAGTTCCAGTAGGCGAGGCACTTCTTGGTCGTGTTGTTAACTCATTAGGTCAACCAGTCGATGGGTTAGGTCCGATTAATTCAACAGAAACACGTCCAATTGAAAGTGGCGCACCAGGAGTTATGGATCGTAAAAGTGTTCATGAACCACTACAAACTGGGATCAAAGCAATTGACTCTTTAATTCCAATTGGTCGCGGACAGCGTGAGTTAATTATCGGTGACCGTCAGACAGGTAAAACGGCAATTGCGATTGATACAATTATTAACCAAAAAGACGAAGATATGATTTGTATCTACGTTGCGATTGGGCAAAAAGAATCAACAGTTGCTGGCGTAGTTGAAACCCTTCGTCAAAAGGGTGCCTTAGATTATACAATCGTTGTTACAGCAAGTGCCTCTCAGCCAGCACCGCTATTATTTTTAGCACCTTACGCTGGAGTATCAATGGGTGAGTACTTTATGTACAATGGCAAGCACGTTCTTGTTATCTTTGATGATTTAACAAAGCAAGCAAGTGCTTACCGTGAACTTTCATTACTACTTCGTCGCCCACCAGGACGTGAAGCATATCCAGGAGATGTATTCTATTTACATTCGCGCTTGTTAGAGCGTGCAGCTAAGCTTAGTGACGCAAGAGGTGCAGGTTCTTTAACTGCTTTGCCGTTCATTGAGACACAAGCAGGAGACGTATCTGCCTACATTCCAACAAACGTTATTTCGATTACCGATGGGCAAATCTTTTTACAAGGTGACTTATTCTTCTCTGGGGTACGTCCAGCGGTTAACGCCGGTCTATCAGTTTCTCGTGTAGGGGGATCAGCACAAATTAAAGCAATGAAGCAGGTTGCTGGTACACTTCGTCTAGATTTAGCGTCTTATCGTGAGCTAGAAGCATTTGCTCAGTTCGGATCTGATTTAGATAAAGC harbors:
- the atpA gene encoding F0F1 ATP synthase subunit alpha, whose amino-acid sequence is MSIKADEISLIIKKQIEDYQSEVEINDVGTVIQVGDGIALAHGLESVMAGELLEFSNGVMGMAQNLEENSVGIIILGPYTDIREGDEVKRTGRIMQVPVGEALLGRVVNSLGQPVDGLGPINSTETRPIESGAPGVMDRKSVHEPLQTGIKAIDSLIPIGRGQRELIIGDRQTGKTAIAIDTIINQKDEDMICIYVAIGQKESTVAGVVETLRQKGALDYTIVVTASASQPAPLLFLAPYAGVSMGEYFMYNGKHVLVIFDDLTKQASAYRELSLLLRRPPGREAYPGDVFYLHSRLLERAAKLSDARGAGSLTALPFIETQAGDVSAYIPTNVISITDGQIFLQGDLFFSGVRPAVNAGLSVSRVGGSAQIKAMKQVAGTLRLDLASYRELEAFAQFGSDLDKATQAKLNRGARTVEVLKQGLHEPLSVEKQVIILFALTKGFIDDIAIEEVKRFEEELFTHFDHNNKNLLEHIRSTGKLPDDSELKAVIGAFKKNFVSSK